In the Nitrosopumilus cobalaminigenes genome, AATGTTTCAGTAATCACATAACCGCATTTACCACAGAATCGTTCTCCGGTAACATTGTCAGTTAGCATGGAATTTTTTCCACAACGACCACAGGTCGAATCTGCATTGATTGTTTCTTGAACCATAAAGATTACTCCTTTTGTGCTATTCATTTCCTATATAAACGACTTATTTCAGGATTTTCAAGAAAAAGATCGAGCCTATTTTTTAGGAATGAATCTTTAAAAAATTCAAATTTTAACAAATTTCTCAAAAAATTCTAAAAATAAGAAAATATGAAAAGAATTCAAATCAGATATTCATTTTTTAATAGTTAGAAATCACCAGACTCAGATGTCATCATATCAATTAGGTAAATGGGATCTATCAGAATTAGCAAAAAATCCAAAAAGTCCTGCATTTCAAAAACAAATTCAAGAACTTGAACAATTAGCAAAAAAGTTTGAGAAAATTAAATCTAAACTTAATCCAAAAATGTCATCAAAACAATTTATGAATATTCTTAAACAAGTAGAAGAAATTTCTGAAAAAATGAGTAAGATTGGCGGTTATGCATCTCTATCATATTCTTCAGATACCCAGTCAGATGAAGCAACATCATTAATGACAACAATGTCAAAACTTGGTTCTGAAATTTCAAACAAGATTTTATTTTTTGATTTATGGTGGAAAACACAAGTTGATGATAAAAATGCAAAAAGGCTCATGAAAGATGCTGGAGAAATTACCGAATACCTATCTCATAAAAGACTATTTGCAAAATATGCACTTAGTGAACCTGAAGAAAGAATCATCAATACCTTGGATGTGACAGGAATTTCTGCACTAGTAAAACTGTATGACAAGATAACAAATTCTTTTGAATATAAAATGAAAGTTGGAAACAAATCAAAAATTATGACCAGAGAAGAACTAACAAACTATGTCAGAAGCACAAATCCAAAAATTCGAGAGACAGCATACAAAACAATTCTTTCAAAATATTCAGAAAATAAAGGAGTTGTTGGAGAGATTTATCAAAATATTGTTCTTAATTGGAAAGATGAAGGTATCGAGATTAGGGGATATAAATCTCCAATATCAATGAGTAATATTGGGAATGATGTAGATGACAAAACAATAGATTCCCTCCTCTCAGTATGTAAGAAAAATTCTCCAGTTTTTCAAAAATTCTTTGCTCAAAAAGCAAAGATGCTAAAAATGAAAAAACTTCGCAGATATGATTTGTATGCTCCATCTGCTGCTAACATTAAAGAGAAAAATTATTCATATGATAAATCAGTAAAATTAGTTTTTGAATCACTAGGAAAATTCAGCAGTACTCTAGAAGGATATGCAAGAAAAGTATTTGATGAAAATCACATAGATTCAGGAATAAGACAAGGAAAGCGAGATGGAGCATTTTGTAGTACTCTGACTCCAAAAATTACGCCATATGTCCTAGTAAATTTTACCGGTAAATCTAGAGACGTATTCACACTAGCCCATGAATTAGGTCATGCTGTTCATAGTCAAGCTGCACAAGATAGATCCATCCTTGTTCAAGATGCACCATTGCCCCTAGCTGAAACAGCATCAACTTTTTCAGAATTACTCCTGTATGATAATTTATCAAACAAAATTTCAGATGATGAGAAAAAAACCATGCTATCAGAAAAAATAGATGATCTATATGCAACAATTCTAAGACAATCATTTTTCACAATCTTTGAAGTCGATGTCCATAAACAAATCGGAGATGGAACTACAATAGATAAGATATCAAAAACATATTTGAATAACCTCAAAATGCAATTTGGGAATTCTGTAAGCTTGACAGATGATTTTGCAATAGAATGGAGTTGTATTCCTCATTTTTACCATACTCCGTTTTACTGCTATGCATATTCTTTTGGCAATTTACTAGCTTTGTCTTTATTTCAGAGATACAAAAAAGAAGGTAAAGACTTTGTTCCAGCATATATCAGCATTCTTGCAGCAGGAGGTTCTAAAAAACCAGAAAAATTACTTGCAGAATATGGATTTGACATTACCAGTCCCAAATTCTGGCAAGAAGGATTTGATTATGTCAAAAACCAAGTAAAGACATTATCATCATTAAACTAGATTTTTAGAATAAATGGGGCCGACAGTCCAACGCATGGACTGCCGGCTTGTTCCCCGAACGGTTTGAATTCGATGTCAATTCAAAGACAATGATAATCCGATTTAAACCTTTGAAATTATTTTAAATCTAATTTTTTAGGTTTGATCTTTCTAATAGAGCCCATCAAAATTCCAATGGTAATGCCTAGTTGATACAGGAAGTATAGTAAGACCTCAAAGGTACTAGGAGTAAGATCAGTAAATCTACTGACAGCAGTCAATATCAAAATTAATGCACTGAAAACAAAAACAAATCCTTTGGTAATTCCATTAAGATTTGTAAATTTCAACAAAACAAAACTCATTACAGTTACAGAAATTGCCAACACAGTTAGAAATCCCGTATTCATCCCAAAAATCAAGAAGAGAGATGATGCAACTTCTCCAGGACTATTTGCAGAGAGAGTAGACAAACTAATTTTTTCTGGAGAGGCAAAACGAGGAACACTCAAAATTGCATTTATCAAAAATAGAACAAACATGGTAACAGATACTGTTTTGACGTGGTTTTGTAGACGAGGAAATCTAACTAGAATTGCCCTTCCAAGTATAATTCCTTGGAATAACCCAATTCCAAATGCACACAATACCGCAATTAGTTGAATTACAGGATGTAGGAAAAGATCAACTAAAAATGGAATTAGTGCCATATCATATGGATATCACATTCATAGTGATATTAGTTACGAGATAAGGCATTCTTATTAAGAAATTAAAAAAAGATATCCAAAACAGAGTCGTTATAACAAAATAAGAGTAAATTTAATAATTTCATTTTTAGAATGGTACACATGCAAAAAATGATTTTCTCATTAGTTGTTTTAGTAACTATGATTGGAATTACAACAAATTTTGCATATTCTCAAGAAATTAGTCATTCCACATTTCAAGAAACTGCACAGATAGTGATAGACAAAACAATTTCACAAAATGTTACAGCATCAATAACATTGCAAAGTACAAGTATTCAAGAAATAAAAATTCCTGCAGAATTAGAACAAGAAATTAGAACAGATCCTAGAATCAAAGCAATCATCTTGACAAACCAAGATCAATGTGTATTAGGAGTGGTTGATGAATCATGCATAATGATTAATGTAATTAGAAATCCTGATGATAAAGGAATTATTGCAATTCAAGATTCAACAAAAGAAATTTCTAGCATATACATAGATAAGATTAATCAGGTTTTTGATACCAATGCCAAATTTCATTCAGTTTTTCTACATAGTGATGATGTATCAAACCTAGCACTAGAAACATCAGGAATTATTTCAGGAAGAGGTATGATTTCTGCAGTGTACACATTGCCAATGGAAGATACAAGTTCCATGTATGAAAAAATCTCAGGAATCCTACTGCCAAAAATAATTAGAGAGAGTGGAGGATTTTATGATGTTGCTAAAAAATTATCATCAGATGAAAATTCAAAAATGACCTTTTCATGGATTCCATTAGATTCAAAATCACTATTACAACTAAAATTATCAGTAGACTATCCAAACAAAGCATCAGACATTTCAAATATCAAACCATTAGAATTTCTCAATATAGAAAATCTACAAAGATCAGATTATTTCAGTACTGGATTTTATCCACTAAACTCAATCATCCAAGTTGTCATTTTATCCTCTGAAAACACCAATGTTTCAGATGTCAGAGGCAACATTGTACCAACACAAACCATAGATAATGAAGAAATCCCAACAGACATTACAAAAGAAGGGTGGGTTTTTGATCCTCAAGAAGGACAAAGAATACAAGGCAAATATATTTTTGGTGAAAAATTATCTGTGAGTAATCAAGAACTAGAATTTTCTTTAGGTGGAATTAATCTACAAAAAGAGAAACAAGAATTTGATGAATCAATTGTAGTTGTAGTAATTATCACCATAGTTGCAATAGCAGCATCACTGTTTTATCTAAAAGGATACAAAAAATAATTACAATAACAAAACTGCAGCAGCAAAGACAGTAGTCCATTTTCCATCTTTATCGCCTTTTGTAGCTTGAGTAATGTTATGAGTGTTGTAAATTTCTCCTGAAATTGACCATTGTTGTCTTTTTTCATTCCATGCTTTATCAGCATCAAAAGGAATTCCTAAAGATGATGCAAGCATTTGTGCTGCAATATCCTCAGCATAATCACCAGCTTGAATTTCATTTTGTCCAAAGGCCTCATATTCAGAAAGATACCCATATCGTGTAGTATCCTTTGGTTGAGCAAGACCTACAGATGCAGAACAAACTCTATGAGGTTCATTTGTTTGATTTTTTGAATAAATTGTAAATAGAATTTGTCCAGGAGAAATTTTTTTCAGTCCTTCTTTTCTAGAAATTAATTTTGCTTTAGGTGGGAATATACTTGAAATCAATACAAGATTAGTACCTGCAATACCAGCATCTCTAAGAGCATATTCAAAACTAGTCAATCTATCTTCGTGAACGCCCTTTCCTTTGGTAAGAAACAAATTTTTTGCAACTAAATCTAACATTTCTGAATTGTTGATAGATAATTATTATTTATACTTTAATTGAAACATAGGCTGAATTTTTAAAATTAGATTTTTAAGATTGATCAATTTTTCCTTTTTTTCTTTCTTTTGTCAGGATCCTTTTTGACTTGTGTCAAATAGATAAATGCGAAAAATGCACCTAATCCAATATTTATGACACCCATGAAAGTGATCATTAGAGTCTGTTGAGGTCCGGCAACAGGAGACAATCCAATAATAATACCAAGAGACCCAGTTGCAAAAAACATTATCATCAAAAACTTGACCCTAGTAGGTTCGATGTATCTCAATACAAGTATCAAAAGACAGGAATATTATAAACTGACGGTGAATTTAGCGATTTTCGAATAAATTTATTTTCAAACCAACCACAGGTAACACTTTAAACCTTCAAAAATTTCATTTTACTTCGTGCCAATGTAGCTCAGCCTGGTAGAGCAATTGATTTGTAATCAATAGGTCATGGGTTCAGATCCCGTCATTGGCTTTTAATTTTATAAAATTTTAATTCAAGATTTGGCAATACGAATAAGTATGCTGGATTTTGAATAAATGAAAATGAGTTCTGATGAAGTTAGCAATCAAAAAGTTACAGTCAAAAAATCAACATTTAATGGATTGATTTTAGGAGTTATCATATTAGTAGGAATTGCTTCATTCTTTGCAGGATCATATACATCAAATTTAAATTCTGACCAAATTTCAGAGCAAGATCTTGAAAAGGCATTATCAAAATTAGAATTGAAACTCTTACAAAATCAATTACATACAAAACAAGCAGTAGCGCCAGTAAAAATTTCAGCAGATGATGATCCAATCATAGGAGATTCAAATGCACCTATCACAATAATAGAATTTTCAGATTTTCAATGTCCATTCTGTGCAAGATTCAACTCCCAAACATTACCCGCAATTCTTGATGAATATATTGAACAAGGCAAAGTGAAATTAGTTTTCAGAGATTTCCCCATTCAGAGTATTCATCCAAATGCATTACCAGCATCAGTTGCAGCAGAATGTGCAAATGATCAAAACAAATTCAAAGAAATGCATGACATATTGTTTGAAAAACAAAGTGAATGGAATAAAATGGAAACAGCAGCAGTATTATCATTGTTTAGTCAATATGCATCTAAGATGAATTTAGACCAAGAAGTATTTGACTCGTGTTTAACAAGTGGCAAACACATTGAAGAAATCAAAAAAGATCTTGAAGATGGAAGAGATTATGGAGTCACTGGAACGCCAGGATTTTTCATCGGTAATGATCATATAGGATTTGTAGAATTGAAAGGAGCCCAACCATTTGAGAGTTTCAAAAAAGTAATTGACGCTCAATTAGATGCATAAAAAAATAACAAGCGTTTATTAGACCACAAACGGCATTGAGCATCAGAATAATGACGAGTGGGCAATGAGCTTTTTCGTCATTGCCAAAGAGAAAAAAACAAAATGACAAAATTTCAAGATTTAGGATTAAGCGACGATGTGCTGAAAGGAATTACTGATCAAGGTTTCGAAGAAGCATTTCCAATTCAAGAAGCAGTTATCCCAGTACTACTTTCAGGAAGAGATGTTGTAGGACAAGCACATACAGGTTCAGGAAAAACCGCAGCGTTTGCACTATCCATGTTAGAAGAGATTCAACCAAAACAAGGAATTCAAGGTTTGATCATGGCACCAACAAGAGAACTTGCTATGCAAATTACCGATGAAATCAAAAAATTTGGAAAACATACAGGAATCAGAATAGCTACAGTGTACGGCGGACAAGGAATGGGAATTCAATTAGATGCCTTGCACAGAGGAGTTGAAATTGTTGTTGCAACTCCAGGCAGATTAATTGACCATCTCAAAAGAGGTTCAATTGAACTGAGAGATATTTCTCACATTGTTCTTGATGAAGCAGATACCATGTTAGATATGGGATTCGTTGATGATATTTCATTTATTTTAGATTTAGCACCCGAACAAAGAGTAATGTCATTGTTTTCTGCAACAATGCCAACAGAGATTTTAAGACTTTCAGAAGAATATTTGAATAATCCAAAACAATTCTTGTTAGATGCAGATGATCTCAGTGGTGAAGGAATTGACCAATCATATTTAGTAATCAAAGACAGAGACAAATTCAAGTATCTGATTGACTTTATCAAGCCAATTAAAGGACAAATTATTGTATTTTGTTCAACTAAATATAGAACTAGAGATGTTGCAAAGTTTCTCCATCAAGAAAAATACAATGCAGTAGCTATTGAAGGAGACATGTCACAACACAGAAGAGAGCAATCCATGGGTAAATTTAGAAGCGGTAAAGCAGACATTCTTGTTGCAACAGATGTAGCATCAAGAGGAATTGATGTACCAAGAGTAGAACTAGTAGTAAATTACGATGTACCAAATCAAGAAATGGCATACTTCCACAGAATTGGAAGAACTGCAAGAGCAGGTGCAAAAGGAAGAGCAATAACATTTGTTTCATATTCATCAGTAGGAGATTGGAATCTAGTCAAACGTCAAATCAAAGTTCCAATTACCGATTTAAATAAAGAAATGGGAATTCAAATCTCAATTCCAGACCCACTAAAAAGACAAACACCTTCAAGAAGATATGGCGGACAATCAAGATCCAACTATTCCAGAGGAGGACGTTCTGGTGGATATGGAGGTTCTAGAAGAGGAGGAAATCCAAGAGACGACAGAGGGGGTAGAAGAAGAAATGATAGAGAAGGAAATAGAAACAGCTACGGCGGACGTAGTAGATGGTAATACTGTAAAACTTAAAGACCTGAACAACGTAATTAATTCAAGATAAACCAATGCACAAAGGATTCATTTTATTAAATTGTGACTTAGGGGCCGAAGAATACATTGTAGATGAATTAAAACAAATGCAAGATATTACCAACGCATATCTTACTTTTGGGGCATATGATGTAATTGCAGAGATTCAAACTGAAAATCAAGATGGATTTGAAAAAGTAATTGCAACCATTAGAAAACTTTCAAGAGTGGTCAGTACAATGACACTAAATGTCATAGTTCCCGAATAATTGTTATATGAGTAAATTCAGGATTGTTTCAAATTGCAGAAAATTGATTATGAAGGAAAAGTTTGGGTACTAAACTATAACAATCCAGAACCCCTACTAAATCACGCCATTCACATGCTTGAAAGACACGGAGTAAAACGTGAAGATATGGAAATTACAGAAACACCAACTGCAAAAGTAGGCGCAATCGTAGTAGAAATTTGGCCATATGAACTTGTTATCGGAAGAGTCAGAACAACTAGAAATGACTCTTTTATCAGTGGTACAGAATTTTTAATTGAATTAAAATTAGATGAAGATGGGAATTACATAGATTATCTTTGAAGAAAAATAAAATACAGAATATTTCAATTGTTGCAATAGGAGTTATCATCATAATTGCAATCATAGCATACAATTATTCGGCAGATCAAACAAAACAGAAAGGATTTCAATTTGGAAATGAGCTTGCACAGATCCAAATAGATGTTGCAGAATTACAAACCAAATTTTATTCTGAAAAAACCAAATGGGATGAAGGAGACATTACTAAAGAAGAATTGTTAAATTATTATGAAAAACACATAGCAGAATTTGAAAAAATAATATCAAGATACGATGTATTAGACACACCAGAATTGTTTGAAAGTTCAGTTGAATTATTCAAGATTTCATCTGAAACACAATTGGATAGCGATATTGAATATATCAAATGGATTACAACAGGAGATGAATCAGCAAAAGTAAGATCAGACACACAGATTCAAGAAGCATATGAATATGAAAATCTAGGATTGGTAGAATTTCAACTAGCTAAAGCTGGAATTATAGAATTTGATGAGGCAGATAAATTTTCACCTCCAGATAATGTACTAAAACAAAAAGTGCTTCAAATATCAGAAAATAAAAAATCAAAGTGTGATTTAGAATTCAAAAATGAATTGAATGAATTTGATTCAGATGAACTTGAAGTAGAGTGGTTTAACTGCTTTAATGAGGCTGAAAAGTGGAAGAAAGACCATCTACCATAAATTAAAAATCAAAGTAACTCAGAATTTTTTAATTTTTCCAATATTTCAAAGAGTTCTTTTTCTAAAGCCTTCTTTTCAAGAGGAGTAGGAGTTGAAAAAGTAATAGGAAATGCAATTGTTAGCATATCTTGATCAGTATGAGAAATTCTTACTGAATGAGCATCATGATTAGTATCATTCATGAATTTTTTCCATTTTTGTAAATGGGTGTTTACTCTAGTAACTTGTTCTTCAACGTTAGTTAACGAAGTATCCAAATCGGTATCAAATAGTCTAAACTTTACAAGCGGAACCATCATCACCCCACCTGAAATTTTATCATGGTTTTTCAGCATAGATTCTATAATTTCTTCAGATTTTTCTTTAGGGAAAATTTTGCCATAATCAGGATCAAAATATCCAGCAACCAGTTTTTTGGAATCATATATTCGAAAAAAATCTTCATCAGAATCTAATTTCCACAACAATTTGAAAATAATTCATGAATAAATAAACGATTAATCAAAGACAATTAAATAAACTAGAAAATTAAGAAAAAACAGATGGCAATTTCTAAAGAGAACAAAGATTTCATCGATAGTTTGATTGATTATTACATTAGTGAATCAGAATCATACAAACAGATTGCAGAGAATTTTGTTCCAGAAATTGAATCAGTTCCAGATACAGCATTTGGAATAATTACAGGATGTGTATATTCAGGATTTTTGCAGGCATGCCAAAATCAGCAACAAACACCGAGTTTAGATGATATGAGAGAATTTAATGAAATAATTAAAGAAAGAGCCGCATTAATCAAAAAAGCAATCCTGGATCCCGCAAAATCAGATACAGTTAATCAAGATACTAAAACCGAGCCTGAAAAGCCAGACTCGGAAAATAATTAAAAAGAGTGCCCAAATGGGCACCCATTATGACTCCTGTTGGACTGGTCGTACTATCGCAGGTGTATGAATACAGTTAGTATGCGATAACAAACAGTAGTAATTTTGTATTAAAACACTTACGTAGAAATCATCAGTAAGTTGATTTCAAAAAGATGAAAATTAGCACAGTTTAATTCCAACTATCAAAAATAACCACTATGAATGTAGATGGAAGTAAAATTATCTTTTTTTTAGGAGTGGCTTCAGCAGTTGTAACAGCAGTTGTTGCATTGTATTTTTCAATTCGTTAAAGATAAATCATCATTAAACCTGAGCAACATCATGTCAGATACAAATGAATTCAAAATTACACAAATTGTTGATAATGGTCAAATAGTACAACTATCACTAGTTGAAAATATTTCAACTGAACCTATCTCCCAAAAACAGATGATCATAGAGAATGTTTCAAACAAACTTGATGCAGAAACCAAAGAGCAAGTAATGCCATTATTAGAAGCAATTTTACAAGCACAGCCAACAGTTAATGTAAAAACATATCAACAAACTCAAATTACAATCGGAATGCCAAAAGGAAGATATGACAACATGGGAAGACCTCAAGTTGGGAATATTATAGAAGTAGATTTAAAGAAAGTCTAAAGATTTGAATTTATTTCTTCAATAGTGCGTAATGGTAAAGAGCAAGTAAAATCTTTACAAACAAAAACCGAAGTTTTGTCTTCAAATAATTTTCCTGCAAAGAAAGGATATTTTGAAAGAGAATCTAGTTGAGAAGGATTTTTTA is a window encoding:
- a CDS encoding M3 family oligoendopeptidase, coding for MSSYQLGKWDLSELAKNPKSPAFQKQIQELEQLAKKFEKIKSKLNPKMSSKQFMNILKQVEEISEKMSKIGGYASLSYSSDTQSDEATSLMTTMSKLGSEISNKILFFDLWWKTQVDDKNAKRLMKDAGEITEYLSHKRLFAKYALSEPEERIINTLDVTGISALVKLYDKITNSFEYKMKVGNKSKIMTREELTNYVRSTNPKIRETAYKTILSKYSENKGVVGEIYQNIVLNWKDEGIEIRGYKSPISMSNIGNDVDDKTIDSLLSVCKKNSPVFQKFFAQKAKMLKMKKLRRYDLYAPSAANIKEKNYSYDKSVKLVFESLGKFSSTLEGYARKVFDENHIDSGIRQGKRDGAFCSTLTPKITPYVLVNFTGKSRDVFTLAHELGHAVHSQAAQDRSILVQDAPLPLAETASTFSELLLYDNLSNKISDDEKKTMLSEKIDDLYATILRQSFFTIFEVDVHKQIGDGTTIDKISKTYLNNLKMQFGNSVSLTDDFAIEWSCIPHFYHTPFYCYAYSFGNLLALSLFQRYKKEGKDFVPAYISILAAGGSKKPEKLLAEYGFDITSPKFWQEGFDYVKNQVKTLSSLN
- a CDS encoding pyruvoyl-dependent arginine decarboxylase; protein product: MLDLVAKNLFLTKGKGVHEDRLTSFEYALRDAGIAGTNLVLISSIFPPKAKLISRKEGLKKISPGQILFTIYSKNQTNEPHRVCSASVGLAQPKDTTRYGYLSEYEAFGQNEIQAGDYAEDIAAQMLASSLGIPFDADKAWNEKRQQWSISGEIYNTHNITQATKGDKDGKWTTVFAAAVLLL
- a CDS encoding DsbA family protein, coding for MSSDEVSNQKVTVKKSTFNGLILGVIILVGIASFFAGSYTSNLNSDQISEQDLEKALSKLELKLLQNQLHTKQAVAPVKISADDDPIIGDSNAPITIIEFSDFQCPFCARFNSQTLPAILDEYIEQGKVKLVFRDFPIQSIHPNALPASVAAECANDQNKFKEMHDILFEKQSEWNKMETAAVLSLFSQYASKMNLDQEVFDSCLTSGKHIEEIKKDLEDGRDYGVTGTPGFFIGNDHIGFVELKGAQPFESFKKVIDAQLDA
- a CDS encoding DEAD/DEAH box helicase, with protein sequence MTKFQDLGLSDDVLKGITDQGFEEAFPIQEAVIPVLLSGRDVVGQAHTGSGKTAAFALSMLEEIQPKQGIQGLIMAPTRELAMQITDEIKKFGKHTGIRIATVYGGQGMGIQLDALHRGVEIVVATPGRLIDHLKRGSIELRDISHIVLDEADTMLDMGFVDDISFILDLAPEQRVMSLFSATMPTEILRLSEEYLNNPKQFLLDADDLSGEGIDQSYLVIKDRDKFKYLIDFIKPIKGQIIVFCSTKYRTRDVAKFLHQEKYNAVAIEGDMSQHRREQSMGKFRSGKADILVATDVASRGIDVPRVELVVNYDVPNQEMAYFHRIGRTARAGAKGRAITFVSYSSVGDWNLVKRQIKVPITDLNKEMGIQISIPDPLKRQTPSRRYGGQSRSNYSRGGRSGGYGGSRRGGNPRDDRGGRRRNDREGNRNSYGGRSRW
- a CDS encoding Lrp/AsnC ligand binding domain-containing protein — its product is MHKGFILLNCDLGAEEYIVDELKQMQDITNAYLTFGAYDVIAEIQTENQDGFEKVIATIRKLSRVVSTMTLNVIVPE